A stretch of the Capsicum annuum cultivar UCD-10X-F1 chromosome 8, UCD10Xv1.1, whole genome shotgun sequence genome encodes the following:
- the LOC107856978 gene encoding synaptotagmin-5 isoform X1 — MGFFMGFFLGAALGVGLIVFFARFQNNRSKARIDLAKAITSFARMTVQDSRKLLPPEAYPSWVVFSQKQKLNWLNQHFEKIWPYVDEAASELIRTSVEPVLEQYRPSILAALKFSKLTLGTVAPSFTGVSILDGDHGEIIMELEMQWDGNPNIVLDIKTLVGVGLPIQVKNIGFTGVFRLIFKPLVAELPCFGAVCYSLRHKKNLDFTLKVVGGDISAIPGVSDAIEGTIRDAIEDSITWPVRKIVPILPGDYSDLELKPVGILQVKLIEAKELTNKDLIGKSDPFVELFIRPLRDRTKTSKVIDNCLNPIWNEHFEFIVEDISTQHLTIRVYDDEGIQAAEFIGCARIDLKDLEPGKVKDVWLKLVKDLEIQRDTKNRGQVHLELLFCPFGMDSVFMKGFKPDYALTTLEKALRPEAANFSQANSEKKGDILFRGVLSVTVISAEDVPVTDLMGKSDPFVVLIMKKSEQKNKTRVLNNTLNPVWNQTFDFVVEDGLHDLLILEVWDHDTFGKDKIGRCIMTLTRVILEEEFKDTFTLDGAKSGRLTIHLKWTPQPIIRD, encoded by the exons ATGGGTTTCTTCATGGGGTTCTTCCTAGGTGCTGCATTGGGTGTTGGTCTCATAGTTTTCTTTGCTCGATTTCAGAATAACAGATCCAAAGCTCGCATTGATTTG GCAAAAGCCATAACATCATTTGCCAGGATGacagttcaagattcaagaaaacTTCTGCCTCCTGAAGCATACCCTTCTTGGGTAGTCTTTTCACAAAAGCAAAAG TTGAATTGGCTTAACCAGCACTTCGAAAAGATTTGGCCTTATGTAGACGAG GCAGCATCAGAGTTGATAAGAACCTCCGTGGAACCAGTTCTTGAGCAATATAGACCATCTATCTTAGCTGCTCTGAAATTTTCAAAGCTCACATTGGGTACTGTGGCTCCATCATTCACAG GAGTTTCCATTCTTGATGGTGATCATGGAGAAATTATAATGGAGTTGGAAATGCAGTGGGACGGAAATCCCAATATTGTTCTTGATATTAAAACTTTAGTTGGTGTAGGACTTCCTATACAG GTCAAGAATATTGGATTCACGGGGGTTTTCCGGTTGATATTCAAACCACTGGTTGCGGAGCTTCCTTGTTTCGGAGCTGTTTGTTACTCCTTGCGGCACAAA AAAAATTTGGATTTCACTCTCAAAGTTGTCGGTGGTGATATCTCAGCTATTCCTGGAGTATCTGATGCCATTGAG GGTACAATACGGGATGCAATTGAAGATTCTATCACCTGGCCTGTCCGCAAAATTGTTCCCATATTACCAGGAGATTACAG TGACCTGGAGCTAAAGCCGGTTGGTATATTACAAGTCAAGCTCATCGAAGCCAAAGAGTTGACTAATAAAGACCTCATTGGGAAGTCGGATCCTTTTGTTGAATTGTTTATACGTCCACTACGTGACAGGACAAAGACCAGCAAAGTTATT GATAACTGCTTAAATCCTATCTGGAATGAGCACTTTGAGTTCATAGTTGAAGACATATCCACTCAACATTTAACAATTAGAGTTTATGATGACGAAGGGATTCAGGCTGCTGAATTCATTGGTTGCGCTCGAATAGATTTGAAAGACCTTGAGCCTGGTAAAGTGAAGGATGTGTGGTTGAAACTAGTGAAGGATTTGGAGATCCAGAGGGACACCAAAAATAGAGGACAG GTACacttggagcttctcttttgtCCTTTTGGCATGGATAGTGTGTTTATGAAGGGATTTAAACCCGACTATGCACTAACTACCTTGGAAAAGGCCCTTAGACCAGAGGCAGCTAATTTTTCACAAGCAAACTCTGAGAAGAAAGGGGACATCCTCTTTAGAGGAGTTCTTTCCGTGACAGTAATATCAGCAGAAGACGTACCTGTTACTGATCTGATGGGAAAATCTGATCCTTTTGTTGTACTAATTATGAAGAAAtctgaacaaaaaaataaaacccgA GTTCTAAACAACACCCTTAATCCAGTGTGGAACCAGACATTTGACTTTGTAGTggaagatggattacatgatttACTCATATTGGAAGTTTGGGACCATGACACCTTTGGGAAG GACAAAATTGGTAGATGCATCATGACCCTCACAAGAGTTATACTAGAAGAAGAATTTAAAGACACCTTTACCTTAGATGGTGCCAAGTCTGGGAGATTAACCATTCATCTTAAATGGACACCACAACCTATAATCCGAGATTGA
- the LOC107856978 gene encoding synaptotagmin-5 isoform X2: protein MELEMQWDGNPNIVLDIKTLVGVGLPIQVKNIGFTGVFRLIFKPLVAELPCFGAVCYSLRHKKNLDFTLKVVGGDISAIPGVSDAIEGTIRDAIEDSITWPVRKIVPILPGDYSDLELKPVGILQVKLIEAKELTNKDLIGKSDPFVELFIRPLRDRTKTSKVIDNCLNPIWNEHFEFIVEDISTQHLTIRVYDDEGIQAAEFIGCARIDLKDLEPGKVKDVWLKLVKDLEIQRDTKNRGQVHLELLFCPFGMDSVFMKGFKPDYALTTLEKALRPEAANFSQANSEKKGDILFRGVLSVTVISAEDVPVTDLMGKSDPFVVLIMKKSEQKNKTRVLNNTLNPVWNQTFDFVVEDGLHDLLILEVWDHDTFGKDKIGRCIMTLTRVILEEEFKDTFTLDGAKSGRLTIHLKWTPQPIIRD, encoded by the exons ATGGAGTTGGAAATGCAGTGGGACGGAAATCCCAATATTGTTCTTGATATTAAAACTTTAGTTGGTGTAGGACTTCCTATACAG GTCAAGAATATTGGATTCACGGGGGTTTTCCGGTTGATATTCAAACCACTGGTTGCGGAGCTTCCTTGTTTCGGAGCTGTTTGTTACTCCTTGCGGCACAAA AAAAATTTGGATTTCACTCTCAAAGTTGTCGGTGGTGATATCTCAGCTATTCCTGGAGTATCTGATGCCATTGAG GGTACAATACGGGATGCAATTGAAGATTCTATCACCTGGCCTGTCCGCAAAATTGTTCCCATATTACCAGGAGATTACAG TGACCTGGAGCTAAAGCCGGTTGGTATATTACAAGTCAAGCTCATCGAAGCCAAAGAGTTGACTAATAAAGACCTCATTGGGAAGTCGGATCCTTTTGTTGAATTGTTTATACGTCCACTACGTGACAGGACAAAGACCAGCAAAGTTATT GATAACTGCTTAAATCCTATCTGGAATGAGCACTTTGAGTTCATAGTTGAAGACATATCCACTCAACATTTAACAATTAGAGTTTATGATGACGAAGGGATTCAGGCTGCTGAATTCATTGGTTGCGCTCGAATAGATTTGAAAGACCTTGAGCCTGGTAAAGTGAAGGATGTGTGGTTGAAACTAGTGAAGGATTTGGAGATCCAGAGGGACACCAAAAATAGAGGACAG GTACacttggagcttctcttttgtCCTTTTGGCATGGATAGTGTGTTTATGAAGGGATTTAAACCCGACTATGCACTAACTACCTTGGAAAAGGCCCTTAGACCAGAGGCAGCTAATTTTTCACAAGCAAACTCTGAGAAGAAAGGGGACATCCTCTTTAGAGGAGTTCTTTCCGTGACAGTAATATCAGCAGAAGACGTACCTGTTACTGATCTGATGGGAAAATCTGATCCTTTTGTTGTACTAATTATGAAGAAAtctgaacaaaaaaataaaacccgA GTTCTAAACAACACCCTTAATCCAGTGTGGAACCAGACATTTGACTTTGTAGTggaagatggattacatgatttACTCATATTGGAAGTTTGGGACCATGACACCTTTGGGAAG GACAAAATTGGTAGATGCATCATGACCCTCACAAGAGTTATACTAGAAGAAGAATTTAAAGACACCTTTACCTTAGATGGTGCCAAGTCTGGGAGATTAACCATTCATCTTAAATGGACACCACAACCTATAATCCGAGATTGA